The following proteins come from a genomic window of Plutella xylostella chromosome 22, ilPluXylo3.1, whole genome shotgun sequence:
- the LOC105388015 gene encoding metalloproteinase inhibitor 3: protein MLICWLTLALLGAGWRAADACSCAPAHPQTQFCNSDFVIVGRVQKMFKGNEYYNAYKLKIRNVFKSSPKAAVALKSSRILTPSQDSFCGVTLRPRETYVITGTVHQLQAHVNLCGLVSKWRDVTPRQRKGFRMLYKQGCTCKVHMTRRRTKSPNTCVTNFNECFESHGICLHDSKGKCRWTRAPALTRCFQSQRGNGTMT, encoded by the exons ATGTTGATCTGCTGGCTGACGCTGGCGCTGCTGGGCGCGGGCTGGCGCGCCGCCGACGCCTGCAGCTGTGCGCCCGCGCATCCGCAGACGCAGTTTTGTAATAGCGACTTTG TGATCGTAGGGAGGGTGCAGAAAATGTTCAAAGGCAACGAGTACTACAACGCCTACAAATTGAAAATTCGCAACGTTTTCAAA AGTTCACCAAAGGCCGCGGTGGCGCTGAAGTCGAGTCGGATCCTGACTCCCTCCCAGGACTCTTTCTGCGGGGTCACGCTGCGGCCGCGGGAGACCTACGTCATCactg GCACAGTCCACCAACTCCAGGCGCACGTGAACCTGTGCGGGCTGGTGAGCAAGTggcgtgacgtcacgccgcGGCAGAGGAAGGGCTTCCGCATGCTCTACAAGCAGGGCTGCACTTGCAAG GTCCACATGACCAGACGACGGACGAAGTCTCCCAACACGTGCGTGACGAACTTCAACGAATGCTTCGAGAGCCACGGCATCTGCCTGCACGACAGCAAGGGGAAGTGCCGGTGGACCAG GGCGCCGGCGCTGACGAGGTGCTTTCAGTCGCAGCGAGGCAACGGCACGATGACCTGA